The proteins below are encoded in one region of Corynebacterium felinum:
- the tpiA gene encoding triose-phosphate isomerase: MARKPLIAGNWKMNLNHLEATVCVQKLAFALPKEYYEKVDVAVTVPFTDIRSVQTLIEGDKLKITYGAQDVSRHESGAYTGEIAASMLAKLGCTWVVVGHSERREYHGETSLLVSQKAKAALSHGMSPIVCVGEPLEIREAGTHVDYVVEQTRESLAGLDSEELARTVIAYEPVWAIGTGKVASAADAQEVCAAIRGLLVELAGAEVAESMRILYGGSVKEETVAEIVGQPDVDGGLVGGASLDGEAFARLAAQAAGGLN, encoded by the coding sequence ATGGCTCGTAAGCCTTTGATTGCCGGTAACTGGAAAATGAACCTCAACCACCTTGAGGCAACGGTTTGCGTGCAAAAGCTCGCATTCGCTTTGCCGAAGGAATACTACGAGAAGGTTGACGTCGCAGTCACCGTGCCCTTCACCGATATTCGTTCAGTGCAAACCCTCATCGAAGGGGATAAGCTCAAGATCACGTACGGTGCTCAGGATGTTTCCCGCCATGAATCTGGTGCATACACCGGTGAAATTGCCGCATCTATGCTGGCTAAGCTTGGCTGCACCTGGGTTGTTGTTGGACACTCGGAACGCCGCGAATACCACGGTGAAACGTCTTTGCTTGTGTCGCAAAAAGCTAAGGCTGCTTTGTCTCACGGCATGAGCCCAATTGTCTGTGTTGGTGAGCCTCTTGAAATCCGTGAGGCAGGAACTCACGTGGACTACGTTGTGGAGCAAACCCGCGAGTCCTTGGCTGGATTGGATTCCGAGGAACTCGCACGCACCGTGATTGCGTATGAACCTGTGTGGGCTATTGGTACCGGCAAGGTTGCTTCTGCTGCTGATGCGCAAGAAGTGTGCGCTGCAATTCGCGGTTTGCTGGTTGAACTGGCTGGCGCTGAGGTTGCTGAGTCGATGCGCATTCTCTACGGTGGATCCGTCAAGGAAGAAACCGTAGCTGAGATTGTTGGCCAGCCTGATGTTGATGGTGGCCTCGTGGGTGGCGCATCTTTAGATGGTGAAGCTTTTGCTCGCCTCGCTGCTCAAGCTGCAGGTGGCCTGAACTAA
- a CDS encoding phosphoglycerate kinase yields MSVKTLHDLITEGVEGRHVLVRSDFNVPLNDDREITDAGRITASLPTIQALVDAGARVILMAHLGRPKGEVNEKFSLAPVAEALSEALGQYVALTGDVVGEDAHERANGLNDGDVLLLENVRFDPRETSKDAAERGEFADQLVALAAENGAFVSDGFGVVHRAQASVYDVAQRLPHYAGGLVQKEIDVLKKIVETPERPYVVVLGGAKVSDKLGVIEALAQKADKIIIGGGMCYTFLAAQGIDVQASLLQEEQIDKCKELLATFGDKLVLPVDLIAADGFAADAENKVVSLDAIPAGWMSLDVGPETVKLYADVLSTAKTVFWNGPMGVFEFEAFSAGTRGVAEAIIAATAKGAFSVVGGGDSAAAVRLLGLDEEGFSHISTGGGASLEFLEGKELPGVTVLES; encoded by the coding sequence ATGTCTGTTAAGACTTTGCATGATCTCATCACTGAAGGCGTTGAGGGCCGTCACGTTCTCGTTCGTTCCGATTTCAATGTTCCTTTGAACGATGATCGCGAGATCACCGATGCTGGTCGTATCACCGCATCTCTTCCAACCATCCAAGCGCTTGTCGACGCCGGCGCCCGCGTGATCCTTATGGCGCACCTCGGTCGCCCAAAGGGCGAGGTCAATGAAAAGTTCTCCCTTGCACCAGTTGCTGAAGCTTTGTCTGAAGCATTGGGTCAGTACGTTGCACTCACAGGTGATGTGGTTGGTGAAGACGCACACGAGCGTGCAAACGGCTTGAATGATGGCGATGTTTTGCTTTTGGAAAACGTGCGTTTCGATCCGCGCGAAACCTCCAAAGACGCTGCCGAGCGTGGCGAATTCGCTGACCAGCTGGTGGCACTTGCAGCAGAGAACGGCGCATTTGTTTCTGATGGTTTCGGTGTTGTTCACCGCGCTCAGGCATCTGTATACGATGTGGCGCAGCGCCTACCTCATTACGCTGGTGGTTTGGTGCAGAAGGAAATCGACGTTTTGAAGAAGATCGTCGAAACTCCTGAGCGTCCATATGTAGTTGTTCTTGGCGGTGCGAAGGTTTCCGATAAGCTCGGTGTTATTGAGGCGCTGGCTCAAAAGGCTGACAAGATCATCATCGGTGGTGGCATGTGCTACACCTTCCTTGCTGCTCAGGGTATTGATGTGCAAGCTTCTTTGCTCCAGGAAGAGCAGATTGACAAGTGCAAGGAGCTTCTGGCAACTTTCGGTGACAAGCTCGTGCTGCCAGTGGATCTGATTGCTGCAGATGGTTTTGCTGCTGATGCAGAAAACAAGGTTGTTTCCCTTGATGCTATTCCTGCTGGCTGGATGTCTTTGGATGTGGGTCCTGAAACCGTCAAGCTGTACGCCGATGTGTTGAGCACCGCGAAGACCGTATTCTGGAACGGCCCCATGGGTGTGTTTGAGTTCGAGGCGTTCTCCGCTGGTACTCGCGGTGTAGCTGAGGCCATCATTGCCGCCACCGCTAAGGGTGCGTTCTCTGTTGTCGGCGGTGGCGATTCCGCCGCCGCAGTTCGCCTTCTGGGCTTGGATGAAGAAGGTTTCAGCCACATTTCCACTGGTGGTGGCGCTTCTCTTGAGTTCCTTGAGGGCAAGGAACTTCCTGGCGTCACTGTTTTAGAAAGCTAA
- the gap gene encoding type I glyceraldehyde-3-phosphate dehydrogenase, whose protein sequence is MTIRVGINGFGRIGRNFFRAIEERGADIEIVAVNDLTDNKTLAHLLKYDSILGRLGKEVEFDDESITVGGHKMVVTAERDPKNLKWGELGVDIVIESTGFFTDATAAAAHIEAGAKKVIISAPAKNEDATFVVGVNHTDYDPAKHHIISNASCTTNCLAPMAKALNDALGIERGLMTTIHAYTGDQRLHDAPHRDLRRARAAAVNMVPTSTGAAKAVSLVLPELKGKLDGYAMRVPTITGSATDLTFTASRETTVEEVNEIVKKAAEGALKGVLAYTEDPIVSTDIVTDPHASIFDAGLTKVMGDQVKVVSWYDNEWGYSNQLVTITEYVGERL, encoded by the coding sequence GTGACTATTCGCGTAGGCATCAACGGCTTTGGTCGTATCGGTCGTAACTTCTTCCGCGCTATCGAAGAGCGCGGCGCTGATATTGAGATCGTTGCAGTCAATGACCTGACCGACAACAAGACCTTGGCTCACCTACTTAAGTACGATTCCATCCTCGGACGTCTTGGCAAGGAAGTAGAGTTCGACGACGAGTCCATCACCGTTGGCGGCCACAAGATGGTTGTCACCGCTGAGCGCGATCCAAAGAACCTCAAGTGGGGCGAGTTGGGCGTTGATATCGTCATCGAGTCCACCGGTTTCTTCACCGACGCTACCGCCGCAGCTGCCCACATCGAGGCTGGCGCAAAGAAGGTCATCATTTCCGCACCTGCGAAAAATGAGGATGCAACCTTCGTTGTCGGCGTCAACCACACCGATTACGATCCAGCCAAGCACCACATCATTTCCAACGCTTCCTGCACCACCAACTGCCTGGCACCAATGGCCAAGGCCCTCAACGATGCGCTCGGTATCGAGCGTGGCCTGATGACCACCATTCACGCATACACCGGTGACCAGCGCCTGCACGATGCGCCTCACCGCGACCTGCGTCGTGCTCGCGCTGCAGCCGTGAACATGGTTCCTACTTCTACCGGCGCAGCTAAGGCAGTCTCTTTGGTTCTTCCTGAGCTGAAGGGCAAGCTGGATGGTTACGCTATGCGTGTTCCAACCATCACCGGTTCTGCAACCGACCTGACCTTCACCGCTTCTCGTGAGACCACTGTTGAAGAGGTTAATGAGATTGTCAAGAAGGCAGCCGAGGGAGCTCTCAAGGGTGTTCTGGCTTACACTGAGGACCCAATCGTTTCCACTGACATCGTGACCGATCCTCACGCCTCCATCTTCGATGCTGGCCTGACCAAGGTCATGGGCGACCAGGTGAAGGTTGTTTCGTGGTACGACAACGAGTGGGGTTACTCCAACCAGCTCGTCACCATCACCGAGTACGTTGGCGAGCGCCTCTAA
- the whiA gene encoding DNA-binding protein WhiA has product MSSLTSQVKEELCTVNVTRQSARVAEVAAMIRFAGELNIVAHNLVIEVELDEKAVALRLKNAIEELFGNDVNLLELGASSSRRASKHLLRITDDAEKLIRRIGLVTRSGHQVLGLPPHVISGVVADAEAAWRGAFLAAGHLGDPGRSSGLEVVCPGQESSLALVGCARRIGIVAKTKETRGVEKVAIRDGDAVGALLTRLGAHATRLQWDHKRQTHKARPTGNRLANFDDANLRRSARAAVAAAARVERAMEILGDDVPDHLAEAGQLRVLHRQASLEELGRLADPQMTKDAVAGRIRRLLSMADKRAEEIGIPDTQVAVTDDLLEEI; this is encoded by the coding sequence GTGAGTAGCTTGACCAGTCAGGTAAAGGAAGAACTCTGTACGGTTAATGTCACCCGACAGAGTGCTCGCGTTGCTGAAGTTGCAGCAATGATCCGATTTGCTGGCGAGTTAAACATAGTGGCCCACAATCTTGTGATCGAGGTTGAGCTCGATGAAAAAGCTGTGGCGTTGCGTTTAAAAAATGCCATCGAAGAGCTTTTCGGTAATGACGTGAACTTGTTGGAGTTAGGTGCTTCGTCGAGTCGGCGGGCTTCTAAACATTTGTTGCGTATCACTGACGACGCTGAAAAACTCATTCGTCGCATCGGTCTTGTGACCCGCTCTGGCCATCAAGTATTAGGTTTGCCACCCCATGTAATTTCTGGGGTTGTTGCTGATGCCGAAGCAGCTTGGCGTGGTGCTTTTTTGGCTGCTGGGCATTTGGGCGATCCTGGCCGCTCCAGTGGTTTGGAGGTTGTTTGCCCTGGCCAGGAGTCTTCACTTGCGCTGGTAGGCTGTGCTCGTCGCATTGGAATTGTGGCAAAGACGAAAGAAACTCGTGGCGTGGAGAAGGTCGCGATTCGTGATGGTGATGCCGTAGGCGCATTGCTGACCCGTTTAGGAGCACACGCTACGCGCTTGCAGTGGGATCACAAGCGTCAAACACACAAGGCGCGACCGACCGGCAACCGTTTAGCTAATTTCGATGACGCGAATTTGCGCCGTTCGGCCCGCGCAGCGGTCGCTGCGGCTGCCCGTGTGGAGCGTGCTATGGAGATTTTGGGCGATGACGTTCCTGATCATCTGGCTGAAGCCGGACAGCTTCGCGTGTTGCACCGCCAAGCATCCTTAGAAGAACTTGGGCGATTGGCTGATCCGCAGATGACGAAAGATGCCGTCGCCGGCCGTATTCGCAGGTTGTTGTCGATGGCGGATAAGCGTGCCGAAGAAATCGGCATTCCTGACACCCAGGTTGCTGTGACCGATGACTTGCTCGAAGAAATCTAA
- a CDS encoding gluconeogenesis factor YvcK family protein — MNTSTFNHASSSHHSPRPEGLCVASFGGGHGLFQTLRAVRLLDPASITAIVTVADDGGSSGRIRRELGQIPPGDLRMALAALAPQDEEGKIWEEVLQHRYGGYGALAGHAVGNLLIAGLYDVLQSEVQALDAVARMIRAQGRVLPLCEQPLDIEADVAGLGADPRIMRQVRGQVAVATTVGQVRRVRLIPESPQPCGEAIEALQKADLVTLGPGSWFSSVLPHLLVPGIVDTLNSISAMRVVVLNLDAEPGETAGFTAERHLHILTQHASDFRADAVLVDALALPSEADRVHLERAAANLGARISFHDLREADSAGVYTSRHDPDKLAAALKKVYYGN, encoded by the coding sequence ATGAACACATCCACCTTTAATCATGCGAGTTCCTCGCACCATTCCCCGCGCCCTGAGGGGCTTTGCGTTGCTAGTTTTGGCGGCGGACACGGCTTGTTTCAAACATTGCGTGCTGTACGCCTCCTTGATCCCGCCTCGATTACAGCAATTGTGACTGTTGCTGACGATGGGGGTTCGTCGGGACGCATTCGGCGTGAATTAGGGCAGATCCCACCTGGTGATTTGCGCATGGCGCTGGCAGCACTTGCACCTCAGGATGAGGAGGGGAAAATCTGGGAAGAAGTGCTGCAGCACCGTTATGGTGGCTATGGTGCTCTTGCCGGTCATGCCGTGGGCAATTTGCTGATAGCAGGGCTTTACGATGTTTTGCAGTCGGAGGTTCAAGCTCTTGATGCGGTCGCACGCATGATTCGTGCACAGGGCCGTGTGTTGCCTTTGTGCGAGCAACCTTTAGATATTGAGGCAGATGTGGCGGGGCTGGGCGCTGACCCGCGTATTATGCGTCAAGTACGCGGTCAGGTCGCCGTGGCGACGACGGTGGGGCAGGTGCGACGTGTTCGATTGATCCCAGAGAGCCCGCAGCCGTGCGGGGAGGCTATTGAGGCGTTGCAGAAGGCAGATTTGGTGACATTGGGCCCAGGTTCGTGGTTTTCGTCGGTGTTGCCGCATCTTCTCGTTCCTGGCATTGTGGATACGTTGAATTCGATTTCGGCGATGCGCGTTGTGGTGTTGAATTTGGATGCTGAGCCAGGGGAAACTGCTGGTTTTACTGCTGAACGGCACTTGCATATTTTGACCCAGCATGCCTCGGATTTCCGCGCTGATGCCGTGCTTGTCGACGCCCTCGCCTTGCCATCAGAAGCGGATCGGGTGCATCTTGAACGGGCTGCGGCTAACCTTGGGGCACGCATCAGCTTCCATGATCTACGCGAGGCTGATTCTGCGGGAGTGTATACCTCCCGCCATGACCCAGACAAGCTTGCCGCGGCGTTGAAGAAAGTGTATTACGGCAACTAA
- the rapZ gene encoding RNase adapter RapZ gives MNFDAPILEPVTEFPPVIITGMSGAGLSSAARVLEDMGWYVTQNLPPQLVVSLIEFCSQDSSPVNKVALVSDVRSLDFSCSLDSVIAALSEKGLKPLVLFMDARDDVLIKRFDNLRRTHPLQGSGTLLVGIERERELIASLKESADVVIDTSDLSIHDLRRAIEPNFSNLAAKQQHVTVQSFGFKHGTPRDTDIMVDVRFLPNPFWVPELRPFRGVDKPVSDYVLSQPSAQEFLDNFFRMLMDMKDGFKHEGKRFITVSIGCTGGHHRSVAIAEEIARRLSTIEELDVTVSHRDISRN, from the coding sequence ATGAACTTCGATGCACCTATTCTTGAGCCGGTAACTGAATTTCCCCCTGTAATTATTACGGGGATGTCGGGTGCTGGATTGTCCTCCGCAGCGCGTGTTTTGGAAGATATGGGCTGGTATGTCACCCAGAATCTGCCGCCTCAATTGGTTGTTTCACTGATCGAGTTCTGTAGCCAAGATAGTTCTCCGGTGAACAAAGTGGCGTTGGTGTCCGATGTGCGTTCCCTTGATTTTTCGTGCAGTTTGGATTCAGTGATCGCTGCGTTGAGTGAAAAGGGTTTGAAACCTTTAGTGCTCTTTATGGATGCTCGCGATGACGTATTGATCAAGCGCTTCGATAATCTGCGTCGCACTCATCCCCTCCAGGGTTCAGGAACTCTGTTGGTGGGCATTGAGCGTGAACGCGAACTTATTGCGAGTTTGAAAGAATCCGCTGATGTTGTCATTGATACGTCTGATTTGTCGATTCACGATTTGCGTCGTGCCATTGAGCCTAACTTCTCGAATTTGGCGGCAAAACAGCAGCATGTGACGGTGCAGTCCTTCGGCTTTAAGCACGGTACGCCACGCGATACTGACATCATGGTGGATGTTCGATTTTTGCCTAACCCGTTTTGGGTGCCAGAATTGCGGCCTTTCCGCGGCGTCGATAAGCCGGTGTCGGATTATGTGCTGAGCCAGCCGTCCGCGCAGGAGTTTCTCGATAATTTCTTCCGCATGTTGATGGATATGAAAGATGGTTTCAAGCACGAAGGGAAACGTTTTATCACTGTGTCCATCGGCTGCACCGGCGGGCATCACCGTTCGGTGGCGATCGCTGAAGAAATCGCTCGTCGTCTGTCCACTATTGAGGAGCTCGATGTGACAGTGAGCCACCGCGATATTTCTCGAAATTAG
- the uvrC gene encoding excinuclease ABC subunit UvrC, with translation MADPSTYRPLPGSIPTDPGVYKFLSGTGRVIYVGKAKNLRSRLLSYFQDLSQLHPRTRQMVTTADSVEWTVVGTEVEALQLEYTWIKKFDPQFNVKYRDDKSYPVLAVSVGERVPRAFFYRGPQRKGIRYFGPFSHAWAVRETLDLLTRVFPVRTCTKGVFHRHEALGRPCLLGYIDKCSAPCVGKVSEAEHREIVNSFCSFMSGQTDRVTRDLEAEMMQAAEELNFERAARLRDDLMAVHKVMEQQAIVFSDGTDADVIAVEADSLEASIQLFHVRQGRVRGQRGWVVERSDDTDEQLAEMLQSFLIQFYSDALEQENYTLESEKKVVRRGVDQFSLTDDAPALRRPADVIPKEILVQVLPVDVDHTRAVLEGLRGTQIDIRVPQRGDKKTLMETVHRNAVDALRQHKLKRVGDLTARSAALQEIQDALFMDSAPLRMECTDISHIQGTDVVASLVVFEDGLPKKSDYRRYKIKEAAGDGHSNDVASIAEIVRRRFAKHHRDKRAMPELEEFEDSAVEENSRFAYPPQLFIVDGGLPQVNAAQQVLDEYGITDVTLIGIAKRLEEIWLPGESYPLILPRNSQALFLFQHIRDEAHRFAISFHRQQRSSRMRRSELDEVKGLGAARRSELIKHFGSVKKLKEASVDDIAAVKGFGPKLASDVFSALHPVDEASNTES, from the coding sequence GTGGCTGATCCTTCAACATACCGCCCTCTTCCTGGCAGCATTCCGACTGATCCGGGTGTGTATAAGTTCCTGTCTGGCACAGGTCGCGTGATTTATGTGGGTAAGGCGAAGAATCTTCGCTCGCGACTGTTGAGCTATTTTCAAGATTTAAGCCAGTTGCATCCGCGTACGCGGCAGATGGTTACTACTGCTGATTCCGTGGAGTGGACGGTGGTGGGTACTGAGGTTGAGGCATTACAGCTGGAATACACGTGGATTAAGAAGTTTGATCCGCAGTTTAATGTGAAGTATCGGGATGATAAATCGTACCCGGTGTTAGCGGTGAGTGTAGGGGAACGGGTGCCGCGTGCGTTTTTCTATCGGGGTCCGCAGCGGAAAGGTATTCGCTATTTTGGTCCGTTTTCGCATGCGTGGGCGGTGCGTGAAACCTTGGATTTGCTTACGCGGGTTTTCCCGGTGCGTACGTGTACGAAGGGGGTTTTTCATCGTCATGAGGCGTTAGGGCGTCCGTGTTTGCTCGGTTATATCGATAAGTGTTCGGCTCCGTGCGTGGGGAAGGTTTCGGAGGCGGAGCATCGGGAAATTGTGAACTCTTTTTGCTCGTTTATGTCCGGGCAGACAGATCGGGTGACCCGGGATCTCGAGGCGGAGATGATGCAGGCTGCTGAAGAGTTGAATTTTGAGCGTGCGGCGCGTCTTCGGGATGATTTGATGGCTGTTCACAAGGTGATGGAGCAGCAGGCGATTGTGTTCAGTGATGGTACTGATGCTGATGTGATTGCTGTGGAAGCGGATTCGTTAGAGGCGTCTATTCAACTGTTTCATGTGCGCCAGGGGCGGGTGCGTGGCCAGCGTGGCTGGGTCGTGGAGCGCAGCGATGATACTGATGAACAGTTGGCTGAGATGCTGCAGTCTTTCTTGATTCAGTTCTATTCGGATGCACTGGAGCAAGAAAACTACACCTTGGAGTCGGAAAAGAAGGTGGTGCGGCGTGGTGTCGACCAGTTCTCTCTCACCGATGATGCTCCTGCGTTACGACGCCCAGCCGACGTGATCCCGAAAGAAATCTTGGTGCAGGTGCTTCCTGTCGACGTGGACCATACACGCGCGGTGCTAGAGGGTTTGCGCGGCACCCAGATTGATATTCGTGTACCGCAGCGTGGCGATAAAAAAACGCTGATGGAAACTGTGCATCGTAATGCTGTGGATGCGTTGCGTCAACACAAGCTCAAGCGGGTTGGTGATCTCACCGCGCGCTCCGCTGCTTTGCAAGAGATTCAAGATGCGTTATTTATGGATTCGGCTCCGCTGCGTATGGAGTGTACGGATATTTCGCATATTCAGGGCACAGATGTGGTGGCCTCGCTGGTCGTGTTTGAGGATGGTCTGCCGAAGAAATCTGACTACCGTCGCTATAAGATCAAAGAAGCTGCAGGCGATGGGCATTCTAATGATGTGGCTTCGATTGCGGAGATTGTTCGCCGTCGTTTTGCTAAGCATCATCGAGATAAGCGAGCGATGCCGGAATTGGAGGAGTTTGAGGATTCTGCGGTCGAGGAGAACTCTCGTTTTGCCTACCCTCCGCAGTTATTCATCGTTGACGGTGGATTGCCGCAGGTGAATGCTGCGCAGCAGGTGTTGGATGAGTATGGGATTACGGATGTCACACTCATTGGTATTGCGAAGCGATTAGAGGAAATTTGGCTGCCAGGGGAGTCTTATCCGTTGATTTTGCCACGCAATTCCCAAGCACTGTTTCTGTTTCAACATATTCGCGATGAAGCGCATCGTTTCGCTATTTCTTTCCATCGTCAGCAGCGTAGTTCAAGGATGCGTCGAAGTGAGCTTGATGAAGTCAAGGGGCTAGGTGCTGCACGTCGTAGTGAGTTGATTAAGCATTTCGGTAGTGTGAAGAAGTTGAAAGAGGCTTCTGTCGACGACATTGCTGCGGTTAAAGGTTTCGGCCCAAAGTTAGCCTCCGATGTGTTTAGTGCTCTGCATCCTGTTGATGAGGCGTCGAATACTGAAAGTTAA
- a CDS encoding PH domain-containing protein produces the protein MDEEVENQEPKSTEHRTPPLLSEREVHQYVAADAALTTTKPWELVITSARMKMYAIIAAVVTVGLHTFLAFIVAVGDTGAAVTRIDQWGYFLVGCLFATVIFLGIYRPRVRVNEDGVDVRNFVGSHFYPWSVIYGLNFPQGARMARLELPEFEYVPLWAVQSADGHACVRAVEKFRELEALYMPED, from the coding sequence ATGGATGAAGAAGTGGAAAACCAGGAACCGAAGAGTACTGAACACCGCACACCCCCGCTGTTGAGTGAGCGTGAGGTTCATCAATATGTGGCGGCTGATGCTGCTTTGACAACAACGAAACCGTGGGAGTTGGTTATCACTAGCGCCCGCATGAAGATGTATGCAATCATCGCCGCTGTGGTTACCGTTGGTTTGCACACCTTCCTTGCGTTTATCGTCGCAGTGGGCGATACTGGTGCAGCCGTCACAAGGATCGACCAGTGGGGTTATTTCCTTGTTGGCTGTCTTTTCGCCACTGTTATTTTCCTAGGCATTTACCGGCCGCGAGTACGTGTCAATGAAGACGGTGTTGATGTGCGCAACTTTGTGGGTTCGCACTTTTACCCATGGTCAGTGATTTACGGATTGAATTTCCCCCAAGGTGCCCGTATGGCTCGCCTTGAGTTGCCGGAATTTGAGTATGTTCCACTGTGGGCTGTTCAGTCGGCTGACGGTCATGCGTGCGTGCGTGCGGTTGAAAAGTTCCGTGAGCTTGAGGCTCTTTACATGCCGGAAGATTAG
- a CDS encoding riboflavin synthase, with amino-acid sequence MFTGIIEEVGIINSITPIGDGIAVGIDAHTVVRDAEKGASIAVDGVCLTVTDFTPASWTCFIMRETLNNSTLGNRVVGDKVNLERAMRADTRFGGHVVEGHVDCTSTIHSVEITEQQKVLRCSLAPEHAGLVVHKGSIAINGTSLTVSTVGLDFFEVSLIPTTRALTNLDALAVGDEVNLEFNVMGKYLARFFEVAQALPV; translated from the coding sequence GTGTTTACCGGAATCATCGAAGAAGTGGGAATCATCAACTCCATTACTCCCATTGGAGATGGAATTGCTGTGGGCATTGATGCCCACACCGTTGTAAGAGATGCAGAAAAAGGTGCGTCCATTGCTGTCGATGGCGTATGCCTCACCGTCACCGATTTCACTCCTGCATCGTGGACGTGCTTCATCATGCGCGAAACCTTGAACAATTCCACCTTAGGAAATCGTGTCGTGGGGGATAAGGTTAATCTTGAGCGTGCCATGCGAGCCGATACCCGCTTTGGTGGGCATGTGGTCGAAGGACACGTTGATTGCACGTCCACGATCCACAGTGTGGAAATTACCGAACAGCAAAAAGTACTTCGCTGTTCACTGGCTCCTGAGCACGCGGGACTTGTTGTACACAAAGGATCCATTGCAATCAACGGCACAAGCTTAACTGTGTCTACGGTGGGCCTCGACTTTTTTGAGGTAAGCCTCATTCCGACCACTCGCGCACTCACGAACCTTGATGCGCTTGCGGTGGGTGACGAAGTCAACCTCGAATTCAACGTGATGGGTAAATACCTTGCCCGTTTCTTTGAGGTTGCTCAGGCTCTACCGGTCTAG
- the rpe gene encoding ribulose-phosphate 3-epimerase — MSGNPRSVIMSPSILAADFSQLGNQVRAVSNADWIHVDVMDGHFVPNLSFGADITHAVSQVTELPLDVHLMIESPEKWVDHYVKAGASCIIFHVEATDDPVALARTIRAAGVRAGFSLRPGTPIEPFLPTLDEFDLVLVMSVEPGFGGQSFMPDQLEKVRLLRAEIDARGLNTLIEIDGGISTATIAQAAQAGCDAFVAGSAVFGQPDPAAAVDELRALATSAHTAI, encoded by the coding sequence ATGTCAGGAAATCCACGCAGCGTTATTATGTCCCCGTCGATCCTTGCAGCTGACTTTTCCCAATTAGGGAATCAAGTACGCGCCGTATCCAATGCCGATTGGATACATGTGGATGTCATGGACGGGCATTTTGTTCCGAACCTTTCTTTCGGCGCCGATATTACCCATGCGGTTTCTCAAGTCACGGAGTTGCCGTTGGATGTGCACCTGATGATCGAATCCCCTGAAAAATGGGTGGATCACTATGTGAAGGCGGGGGCAAGCTGCATCATTTTCCATGTGGAAGCCACTGATGATCCCGTCGCGTTAGCGCGCACTATTCGTGCTGCTGGTGTGCGTGCTGGCTTCTCATTGCGGCCGGGTACTCCCATTGAGCCATTCCTGCCAACCTTGGATGAATTCGATCTCGTGCTGGTGATGAGCGTGGAACCTGGTTTCGGGGGGCAGAGTTTCATGCCTGACCAGCTTGAGAAGGTGCGTCTACTGCGTGCAGAGATTGATGCTCGCGGATTAAATACTCTCATCGAAATTGACGGCGGAATCAGCACAGCAACCATTGCGCAGGCTGCGCAAGCCGGCTGTGATGCTTTTGTTGCTGGCTCTGCTGTCTTTGGTCAACCTGATCCTGCTGCTGCTGTCGATGAGTTGCGTGCACTTGCCACGAGCGCTCACACTGCAATTTAA